One Ilumatobacter fluminis genomic window, GCCCGCGACGGTGTGTTGGTCGTGGGGCCGAACCAGGCGTTCCTCGACTACATCTCCAACGTGTTGCCGTCACTCGGTGAGAAGGCGGTGCGGCAGTGCACGGCGCTCGACCTCTGCATCCCGAAGGTCGAGGTGACCGGCATCGACGAGCCCGAGGCGGCTCGGTGGAAGGGGTCGGCCGAACGCCTCGCCGAGATCGAGGAGCGAGCCCTCGCAGCGATCCAGCCGCCCGACGACGATGTGGTCGTGCCGCTGGGTGCCCGCAAGTTCACCTTCGAGGCGTCGCTGATCGCCGAGTGGATCGAGACCGCCAAGGACGGCATCGTGCCGATCAACCAGCGTCGCGAACGCCTGCGGGTGCTCGCACAGCAGGAGCTGCGGCGGCGCTGCAACGGCGACGATCGCTGGCGTGAGGCGGGTCCGCTGAAGACGGCGCTGAACAAGTGCTGGCCGACCCAGAAACCGGTCAAGCTCGTCGACCAGTACCTCGACGGCCCTCGTGGAAAGAAGCGGGCGTGGACGCCGGCTGATCAGTTCCTGGTCGACGAGGCGAACACCCTGCTCAACGGCACCCCGTTCACGTACGCACACGTCGTGGTCGACGAGGCGCAGGATCAGTCGGCCGTTGCGCTGCGGGTGATCGGGCGACGGTCGCCCGCCGGGTCGCTGACGCTCGTCGGTGACGTCGCCCAGTCGACCACGCCCGCCGGTCAGGAACGGTGGGCCGACGTGTTCGCCCATCTCGGTTCGGGTCGCTCGGGTGCCGGGGTCGACGGCACGATCGCCGATCTCACGATCGGGTATCGCGTTCCCGAGCCGATCCTGACGGTGGCGAATCGGCTGTTGCCGCTGACCGGCGTCGATGCGACGCCGAGTCGATCGGTGCGCGTCGACGGCGAGGCGCCGTCCTGGCGTCATACGTCGCCGGATGAGTTGCCGTCAGCAGTTGCCGCCACGGTGCGCGATGTGAAGCACAGGCACCGTCTCACCGGTCTGGTGGCGCCCGTCGAGCTCCACGACTCGATCGGTGCGGCGCTCGCGGAGGTCGGCTTGGTGGCCGTCGATCATGTGCACGAATTGGGTCACGACGACGTCCCGATCTTCACGGCCGAAGCGGTCAAGGGGCTCGAGTTCGACGGAGTGGTCGTGGCGGAACCGCACACGATCCTCGACGCCACGCCGGCGACGAGAGGGGCACGCCTGCTGTACGTGGCGATGACGCGAGCCGTGCAGGAATTGGCTTTCGTCACGAGCGGCGACAAGCCCGCCGTCATCGACGTCGGCTGAGGACGTGTCCCGGCCGAACGGGCCGGTCAGAGGACGACGTAGGCGGCCGCGAGGAGGGCCGACGTCAAGACGGCGAGGAGCACGTGGATCGAGCCGATCCGTGGGTCGTTCGGCCCACGTCGATCGAGGGAATAGGTCAACGGTTGGTCGGTGTCGAACGGGGATGGTGCTGGGGTGGCGCTCATCGGGATGGTGTCCTGTTGCTCGGAGCCCGTCGGTCGGGCTCATGTGCATTGGACGCACCAGTTCCCCGATCGGTTCCCGCCCGAACGTGACAACCGCCACCATCAGACCGAGTCACGTCGTGCAAGGCGGACCGTTTGCCGGTCGAGCCGAGCTCGTCGAGCAGCAGCAGGTCGGTGTGAGCGATATGGGCGGATCGCTGACAGCCGACGTGTGCTCATAGTGCCGGATAGCGCGCTGGCGCCAGCGGTTACGCGCCGTGTTGATATGCGCTCGTCGGCCTGATGGTGGGGCCATGCTCAGCTGGCTTCGAGGTGGTGTCGAAGCGCCTCTCGGATCACTTCGGACACCGCAACGCCGTCTGCTTCTGCGCGGCGTGCGAGCCGCTCTTTGAGTTCGGGGTCGAGACGGACGGACTCGACGGTTGACGGCGCGGCGCCGAGTCGCGGTCGGCCTCGCTTGCCTCGACGGCTGACGATCTCGTTGACGTCGTAGCCGTCCTCGGCCTCGCGTGCGAGTTGCTCGATGACTTCGTCGTCGACGGGGCGGCCCGACTTGGTGTGTCCGTAGGTTCGCTTGGTCATGGCTCGAGGAGCTTTCGGTAGACGGGTCGCAGCGGCATGGCGTGGATGATCAGCTCGTCGCCCTCGGTCGTGATGAGCACCACGAGCTCGAGCAGGTTGGCGGCTCGGTCCGGTCCCATGACGAGCCAACGGTCGGGATCGTCACCGAGATCGTCGACCACGAGCGAGTGATCGACGGCGTGGAGCATGTCGGCGTCGGCGATGCCATGGCGTCGGGCCGAGGAGTGGATGTCCACACATGAATACTGTACTACGAAATCCCCCGTCCAGCGACCGCTCTTCGCGGTCGATGAGCGCACGACGAAACGCCCCACCTGCCGGTTCCTGAGCGGGCGGAGCAGCGCGGACAAGGGTGCCGATACTGAGCAGGTGCTTCCGTCTGCGAGATCTGGGACGATGTGCCTGTGAACAGCCAGACGATCGCCACTCCGATAGCGACCGCCGGTCGCGTCTGGCTGGTGCTCGGCTGGGGAGCGATACTGCTCCCGGTGGTCTACCTGACCGTCGTGGGCTGGGACTCCGGCGAGCACGGTGGGACGGTGATCCTGATCGGGTTGTCCGCCACGCTCTTCCAGCTTGCCGTCTGGAGTTCCGTCTGGCTGGTGACTCGGCACAACGGATCTGCGGTCCGCCGCACTGCGTTCGGAGCAGGAGCGGCATCCAGTCTGATCACGTCAGTCCTCGTTCTTGCTGCAACCGTCAGCCCGGCGTGGGCTGTCACGACCTATGTGGTGGTTGCCTTGCTGGCCATCGTCGTCATTGCGCTCTTGACCGCTCGCAATCGCGGCGCTGCCGGCTGACGGCAGCCGCCTTCAACGGCACGTCCGCGGAGCGGTACGTGTCACCGGCGACGCCCGCAACGCGATCACTGACGGCGGCCACCGGGATAGCGCTCGGTGTGCCGGATCGCGCGCTGCTCCGAGCCTCGCCATTCGCTGGCGATATGCGCACCTGATGCGGCGACCGATGACACGAGGACCGTTGTCACTGCGGCTTGCATCGGGCAACCTGAGCACGTGGAGCCGACAACGTTGATGGACAAGACCGACGACACGATGAGCGGGATGCGCGTCGGGGTCCGAGCGGCGACATTCGGCGTCGGCGGCGAGCAGCGGTCGGCCGTCATGCTCACCGTGGTCGTGTCCGATGGTCACTTCAACGTTGTCGACGGAGGCGTGGCTGCAACGGTGCTTCTCAACCCAGATGAGGCCGCAGGCATCGCGGAGTGGCTTCGTGAGGCGGTTCGGGCTGCGGACTCGGCGGCGCCTCCGATGTACGGCGGGGACTGATCTCGGGATCTG contains:
- a CDS encoding HelD family protein, producing MSTESFPELEFERARLTRARACRDSMIDRLGTVDPSSAADEITSEYIEMTVWEALDSLRSPGAGDFFGRIDEPSPTTGESEEWYIGRRHIEDERGDPVVVDWRAPISAPFYRATAIDPLGVTFRRRFTLSEGEMTAYLDEHLDDPDADGSVAAGIPDPVLAEIGAERSGAMREIVATIQGEQDIVIRADIDQALIVQGGPGTGKTAVALHRAAFLLFEHRARLARDGVLVVGPNQAFLDYISNVLPSLGEKAVRQCTALDLCIPKVEVTGIDEPEAARWKGSAERLAEIEERALAAIQPPDDDVVVPLGARKFTFEASLIAEWIETAKDGIVPINQRRERLRVLAQQELRRRCNGDDRWREAGPLKTALNKCWPTQKPVKLVDQYLDGPRGKKRAWTPADQFLVDEANTLLNGTPFTYAHVVVDEAQDQSAVALRVIGRRSPAGSLTLVGDVAQSTTPAGQERWADVFAHLGSGRSGAGVDGTIADLTIGYRVPEPILTVANRLLPLTGVDATPSRSVRVDGEAPSWRHTSPDELPSAVAATVRDVKHRHRLTGLVAPVELHDSIGAALAEVGLVAVDHVHELGHDDVPIFTAEAVKGLEFDGVVVAEPHTILDATPATRGARLLYVAMTRAVQELAFVTSGDKPAVIDVG
- a CDS encoding CopG family transcriptional regulator, producing the protein MTKRTYGHTKSGRPVDDEVIEQLAREAEDGYDVNEIVSRRGKRGRPRLGAAPSTVESVRLDPELKERLARRAEADGVAVSEVIREALRHHLEAS